Proteins from a genomic interval of Phlebotomus papatasi isolate M1 chromosome 3, Ppap_2.1, whole genome shotgun sequence:
- the LOC129807506 gene encoding otoferlin-like isoform X2 — MSLTVKINQFHLPKPKSNLIGRVEFRGVGHTTNELSNTSEIVNVNQAFVWPLARSSSPEETIVVELRTQTTKILLKTGLSSSSGTSSNTRGAIGSSSKIIGRYVMLMQGVITEGKLRIEDHLVDPNNKAIQAIVNFEVSYISPDDEAGNFEPANLLSVMQQNSSSLDDDQQMLLDIEQNIANLEKSLSKGHDAGHTSKKRHLLRRVMSQGRSEKDFSGEKGAKQPQAQDKQRVTLKTVRNFMKLGKQRRTSRDSSTEDEGRSLISDTEGGLTSANEQSGHHHDAQDSESQHESIKSEESSEDEDEDELQSEIKSKRFKSLGKSNDHLKAQDFQVCVTIIEARQLPGLNMDPVVCIQIGDLKKYTSVKESTNCPYYNEYFVFDFHMAPIMLFDKIITLSVLQSRSVLRPNKLIGSFKLDIATVWNQKDHQFYHKWALLTDPEDFISGPKGYLKCDIGIIGKGDTVKVPQKSEKDPDDIEANLLLPDGVPIERQRAKFIVKIYRADGLPRMNSSIMANVKRAFTGESKDLVNPYVQVSFAGLSGKTSVKKNSYTPIWNEQLVFTEMFPPLCQRIKLQLRDADPVKPSIIGTHYIDLKQISNDGEKGFLPTFGPSFIHLYGSTRDYTLLDQHSTLNTGLGEGVSYRARLLIAIRTEITDNVEITPEKNVELEQTFPISETSYSKCEEFFLFSTIMEASMLDKKLSDKQVFFELSIGNSGNSLDGHNESTSTINNDEEEIEVVDSTSFSSNTNTCKPTSHDKTHYFLPYWDYKPCMDVRSVFPDLRRRMYNSNMIGKMSEKLDEALTETGTLIEEEDPTSEVKLRACLEELAMSCSKYVTVTKNTLSGPGTGKTKLDKERVKLCLREIESLGNMARNLRALVTKSSMRDRYKTAQNYLQKLKFLIEDPQHSLPDIFIWMIANGKRIAYHRIDARDALFSEIDEECGVSCGKVQTVFLKLPGKQATGPAGWAVQAKLSVYIWLGLVKDKQFFFDGLPGGYELSQELRNAERPRALAPTTIHYVEKYVFQLRAHIYQARSLIGSDASGLSDPYATVFITEFSKTTQVIEETLSPTWDELLVFDEILVYGAKDEIRRDPPAIVIEIYDQDKVGKSEFIGRAIAKPRIKLREHNYVTPSLEWFEITRGLDNAGELLAAFELLEHGSTDVPRLTEPKLLGNNTKVDKALPNLCSILPVPRDVRPNLARFRIEVLFWGLRDLKRIHFMSVDKPRIDVECSGKILSSSIIQNAKKNPNFVNMLKFFDLELPVEETYAPPITIRCVDCRSFGRYTLVGTHQISSVHKYMHRPPLKEDYKKYSLGGQIVLSKPVPVAENSVNPSELIKGSPNDNLTIYGAACVAKAMKKQQMKKKQIQSEESIDMEDDNENSKDWWTKYFWSYEKLIEDTKGISGHRFPVDPQQQKEDEKRRLAIKGSKLVAKLSPKHQNKLQNEPNPNNSTALFHIYPNELETQIEFNYFKEWLHSFSLYRGKKTGDSAEDENRVVGFFKGAIKVYKLPMEKGIEPAFAPTLPTNDPIHVLVRVYVIKATDLHPMDLNGKADPYVVLQLGSKRISDKDNYVSKQLNPVFGKCFEVEATFPQDSMLTLQVLDWDLVGSDDLIGETKIDLENRFYSKHRAMCGIAFKYEDSGYNCWRDPMKPTQILQKLCKENKLEQPHYFQDRVIIGRYCMTFTEAEVLAWNGPNTCRNRDEHLALAVLHRWEEIPRVGCKIVPEHIESRSLYNPDKPGIEQGKLEMWVDMFPMDMPLPGPPVDISPRKPKSYELRIVIWNTDDVVLEDDAFFTGEKMSDIYVKGWLKGPQDIQSTDIHYRSLTGEGNFNWRFIFPFDYLAAEERIVLSRRESLFSWDETEVKIPARLELQVWDADHFSADDFLGAISLNLNRFPRGAKSSKLCTLEMLKTDNVPYINIFKQKRVRGWWPFYIKRENDEMELTGKVEAEVHLLTKEEAEKNPAGYGRNEPDPLDKPNRPDASFMWFLNPIKSIRYIVWHNYKWTIIKGLIIIAVAVMLLLFFYSVPGYTVKRLLGA; from the exons atgtCACTAACAGTAAAGATTAATCAATTTCATCTACCGAAGCCAAAATCAAATCTCATAGGACGTGTGGAATTTCGAG GAGTGGGTCATACAACAAATGAACTAAGCAACACCTCTGAAATCGTTAATGTCAATCAG GCTTTTGTGTGGCCATTGGCTCGGTCTTCTTCGCCTGAGGAGACAATTGTGGTGGAACTACGAACGCAGACAACGAAAATCCTTCTCAAGACTGGCCTTTCATCCTCTTCTGGAACCTCATCTAATACACGTGGAGCCATAGGGAGTAGCAGTAAGATCATTGGACGCTATGTGATGCTCATGCAAg GTGTGATTACAGAAGGCAAGTTGCGTATAGAGGACCACCTTGTTGACCCGAACAACAAGGCTATACAA GCCATCGTGAACTTTGAAGTATCATATATCTCACCAGACGATGAAGCTGGAAATTTTGAACCTGCAAATCTCCTGAGTGTGATGCAGCAAAATTCATCTAGTCTCGATGATGATCAGCAAATGTTGCTCGATATCGAACAAAATATTGCCAATTTGGAGAAAAGCTTAAGTAAAGGACACGATGCAGGCCACACTTCGAAGAAGCGGCACTTGCTGCGGCGGGTCATGTCCCAAGGGAGATCAGAGAAAGACTTCTCGGGT GAGAAGGGTGCAAAGCAGCCTCAGGCACAGGACAAACAGCGTGTAACCTTAAAGACGGTGCGGAATTTTATGAAGTTAGGCAAACAGAGGCGTACATCGAGAGATAGCAGCACGGAAGATGAGGGAAG GTCTCTTATAAGTGATACTGAGGGTGGCCTTACATCTGCGAACGAGCAGAGTGGGCACCATCATGATGCTCAAGACAGTGAATCGCAGCATGAGAGCATAAAGTCTGAGGAATCTAGTGAAGATGAGGATGAAGATGAGCTGCAAAGTGAGATAAAAAGTAAACGTTTCAAGTCATTAGGCAAATCCAATGATCATCTCAAAGCGCAGGATTTTCAAGTGTGCGTCACAATCATCGAAGCCAGACAGCTTCCGGGATTAAATATGGATCCAGTGGTGTGCATACAGATTGGAGATCTCAAAAAGTACACTAGTGTGAAGGAGAGCACAAATTGCCCATATTACAATGAG taCTTCGTGTTTGACTTTCACATGGCACCAATTATGCTGTTTGATAAAATTATTACCCTATCT GTGTTACAAAGCCGAAGTGTCCTTCGTCCAAATAAATTGATCGGTTCATTTAAATTGGATATAGCTACTGTATGGAATCAGAAAG ATCACCAATTTTATCACAAATGGGCATTACTAACAGACCCAGAAGATTTTATCAGTGGACCTAAAGGTTATCTTAAATGTGATATTGGAATTATTGGGAAAGGAGACACTGTCAAAGTGCcacaaaaatctgaaaaagaTCCAGATGATATCGAAGC AAATTTACTACTTCCTGACGGTGTTCCAATTGAACGTCAACGGGCCAAATTTATAGTGAAAATCTATCGAGCTGATGGTCTGCCACGGATGAATTCATCAATAATGGCAAATGTAAAACGTGCATTTACGGGTGAGAGTAAGGATTTGGTTAATCCGTATGTTCAGGTGTCATTCGCCGGATTGAGC GGGAAAACATCTGTAAAGAAAAACTCCTACACACCTATTTGGAATGAGCAGCTTGTTTTCACCGAAATGTTTCCACCCCTCTGTCAGAGAATTAAG CTTCAACTTAGGGATGCTGACCCCGTCAAACCCTCAATAATTGGCACACATTACATTGACTTAAAGCAAATCTCAAACGATGGAGAAAAGGGATTTCTACCCACCTTTGGACCATCCTTCATTCATCTGTATGGGTCTACCAGAGATTATACTCTTCTGGACCAACACTCGACACTGAACACTGGCTTGGGAGAAGGTGTTAGTTATAGGGCTCGCCTCTTAATCGCCATCAGAACCGAGATAACAGATAATGTGGAGATTACTCCTGAGAAAAACG tTGAACTTGAACAAACTTTTCCAATTTCTGAGacatcatattcaaaatgtgaGGAGTTCTTCTTGTTCTCCACTATAATGGAAGCATCAATGTTGGATAAAAAGCTCAGTGATAAGCAAGTTTTCTTTGAATTAAGCATAGGCAACTCGGGTAATTCTCTAGATGGCCATAATGAAAGTACATCTACAATCAACAATGATGAAGAGGAAATAGAAGTAGTGGACTCGACGTCTTTTAGTAGCAACACAAACACCTGTAAACCTACATCACACGATAAAACCCATTACTTCCTGCCCTATTGGGATTATAAGCCATGCATGGATGTGCGAAGTGTTTTTCCTGACCTACGACGGAGAATGTACAACAGCAATATGATAGGAAAGATGTCGGAAAAACTGGATGAAGCTCTCACTGAAACAGGAACGCTGATTGAGGAAGAAGATCCCACTTCAGAG GTGAAACTGAGGGCGTGTCTCGAAGAATTAGCAATGAGTTGCTCAAAGTATGTCACTGTGACGAAGAATACACTGAGTGGTCCTGGTACAGGAAAGACGAAATTGGACAAGGAGCGTGTAAAGCTATGTCTGCGGGAAATTGAGTCACTGGGGAATATGGCACGAAATCTACGAGCTTTAGTGACTAAAAGCTCAATGAGGGATAGATATAAAACAGCACAAAATTACTTGCAGAAACTCAAATTTCTTATTGAAGAT CCTCAGCATTCCTTACCTGATATTTTTATCTGGATGATTGCTAATGGGAAGAGGATAGCCTATCATCGAATAGATGCCAGAGATGCTCTTTTCTCTGAAATTGACGAAGAATGTGGTGTCTCTTGTGGCAAAGTTCAAACGGTCTTCCTCAAACTTCCAGGAAAACAAGCCACTGGTCCAGCAGGATGGGCTGTTCAAGCTAAACTGTCAGTCTATATATGGCTGGGTTTAGTGAAGGACAAGCAATTCTTTTTCGATGGCCTTCCTGGTGGGTATGAATTGTCCCAGGAATTGAGAAACGCAGAACGTCCACGTGCTTTGGCGCCTACAACGATACACTATGTTGAGAAATATGTGTTCCAACTCAGAGCTCATATTTACCAAGCGAGATCTCTGATAGGGTCTGATGCATCCGGATTGAGTGATCCGTATGCAACAGTTTTTATCACAGAATTCTCCAAGACCACACAGGTGATTGAGGAGACACTCAGTCCTACATGGGATGAGTTGCTCGTGTTCGATGAGATCCTTGTATATGGTGCCAAAGATGAAATCCGTAGAGATCCCCCAGCAATAGTCATTGAAATTTACGATCAGGATAAAGTTGGAAAATCTGAGTTTATTGGACGTGCCATAGCAAAGCCACGAATTAAATTAAGAGAGCATAATTATGTTACTCCGTCCCTTGAGTGGTTCGAAATAACAAGAGGATTGGACAATGCAGGAGAACTATTAGCAGCTTTTGAACTTCTTGAACATGGTTCTACAGATGTTCCACGATTAACAGAACCAAAACTCCTTGGTAATAATACAAAAGTGGACAAAGCTTTACCCAATCTATGTTCAATTTTGCCTGTACCTCGCGATGTTAGACCCAATCTAGCACGCTTTCGTATAGAGGTTCTGTTTTGGGGTCTCAGGGATCTCAAGAGAATTCATTTTATGTCAGTGGATAAACCAAGAATTGATGTAGAATGTTCGGGTAAAATTCTTAGTTCAAGTATTattcaaaatgcaaaaaagaatccaaattttgtTAATATGCTCAAGTTCTTCGATTTGGAATTACCAGTTGAAGAAACCTATGCACCACCAATAACAATTCGTTGTGTCGATTGTAG ATCATTTGGTCGTTATACCCTTGTTGGAACTCATCAAATATCTTCTGTCCACAAATATATGCATCGTCCACCACTAAAAGAGgactacaaaaaatattccctTGGTGGGCAAATAGTTCTGTCTAAACCAGTACCAGTTGCTGAAAATTCAGTCAATCCCTCCGAACTGATAAAAGGTTCCCCTAATGATAATCTCACCATTTACGGTGCAGCATGTGTTGCAAAAGC AATGAAGAAACAGCAAATGAAGAAGAAGCAAATCCAATCAGAAGAGAGTATTGATATGGAAGACGATAATGAAAACAGTAAGGATTGGTGGACTAAATATTTTTGGtcatatgaaaaattaattgaagacACTAAAGGGATATCAGGGCATAGATTTCCCGTTGATCCACAACAGCAAAAGGAGGATGAAAAAAGGCGTCTAGCTATCAAAGGATCTAAACTCGTAGCCAAATTAAGCCCGAAACATCAGAATAAGTTGCAAAATGAACCAAATCCTAATAATTCAACCGCATTATTTCACATCTATCCTAATGAGCTTGAGACTCAAATTGagttcaactatttcaaagaatggCTTCACTCTTTCTCGCTATATCGAGGTAAAAAAACAGGAGATAGTGCCGAGGATGAGAACCGAGTTGTTGGTTTCTTCAAGGGTGCCATCAAGGTGTACAAGTTACCGATGGAAAAAGGTATCGAACCGGCATTTGCACCCACTTTACCAACAAACGATCCCATCCACGTTTTAGTGCGAGTTTATGTGATCAAAGCAACAGATCTTCATCCAATGGATCTCAATGGTAAGGCAGATCCATATGTAGTGCTTCAATTAGGCAGCAAGAGGATCAGTGATAAAGATAACTACGTCAGCAAACAGCTCAATCCTGTATTTGGCAAGTGCTTCGAAGTGGAAGCAACTTTTCCTCAAGATTCTATGCTTACATTGCAGGTTTTGGACTGGGACCTTGTGGGATCTGATGATCTCATAGGGGAAACAAAAATTGACTTGGAAAATCGTTTTTATAGCAAGCATAGGGCAATGTGTGGAATCGCATTTAAATATGAAGA TTCCGGATACAATTGCTGGCGAGATCCAATGAAGCCCACACAAATTCTTCAGAAACTCTGCAAGGAAAATAAACTTGAGCAGCCTCATTACTTTCAGGACCGTGTCATTATTGGTAGATACTGTATGACTTTTACAGAAGCAGAAGTTTTAGCTTGGAATGGACCAAATACTTGTCGGAATCGAGATGAACATCTTGCTCTAGCTGTTCTACATAGGTGGGAGGAAATTCCTCGTGTGGGATGTAAG ATTGTTCCAGAACATATAGAATCGAGATCTCTCTACAATCCAGATAAGCCTGGCATTGAACAGGGAAAATTGGAAATGTGGGTTGATATGTTTCCCATGGATATGCCCCTACCTGGTCCACCTGTTGACATTTCACCTCGAAAGCCTAAATCTTATGAACTACGAATTGTTATTTGGAATACGGATGATGTAGTTTTAGAAGATGATGCATTCTTTACTGGAGAAAAAATGTCAGATATCTACGTTAAAGG TTGGTTAAAAGGACCACAAGATATTCAGTCTACAGACATTCACTACCGCTCTCTAACCGGAGAAGGAAACTTCAACTGGCGTTTCATCTTTCCATTTGATTACTTGGCAGCCGAAGAAAGGATTGTACTCTCTCGCAGGGAGTCACTCTTCAGTTGGGATGAGACTGAAGTGAAAATTCCAGCTCGATTAGAGCTTCAAGTATGGGATGCTGATCATTTTTCAGCAGATGATTTCCTGGGAGCTATTTCGCTCAATCTCAATCGGTTTCCTCGTGGTGCCAAATCTTCCAAGCTCTGCACATTGGAAATGCTCAAAACAGATAATGTGCCGTATATAAATATCTTTAAGCAGAAACGCGTACGTGGTTGGTGGCCCTTCTACATAAAACGCGAAAATGACGAGATGGAGCTAACGGGGAAGGTGGAAGCAGAGGTACACTTGCTCACAAAGGAAGAGGCAGAAAAGAATCCCGCAGGCTATGGGCGCAACGAGCCAGATCCTCTTGACAAGCCAAA TCGTCCAGATGCATCTTTTATGTGGTTTCTCAATCCCATCAAGTCCATCCGTTACATTGTGTGGCATAACTATAAATGGACCATTATCAAAGGACTTATCATTATCGCTGTGGCCGTCATGTTACTGCTCTTCTTTTATTCAGTCCCGGGTTACACTGTTAAACGATTACTGGGCGCTTAA